The proteins below come from a single Burkholderia contaminans genomic window:
- a CDS encoding DUF6402 family protein: MPVVKKVPYYQMEPRLLYSGKHWKCYSGVVGCVPIDTQQKISFARLAPNEQPPPPPPKVADPVAAQRPRAPAPARAKPPNKPQSSDKPQDAEQADKLPEFDLQDIPDAMDKEGWPISAKLARKWLASPKHVYNNKLNSPQPIDDTTVTLEWALRFRGARQRFNHLVRQAIYTEKAAEAVKNALVPVIERFFAAGKMNAAGVVIDTAPFLTNLLQFHIDWRFQFQPVSSFATLDGTALTDLTGALGNFNFYAAVGRATVTGERYYKYEGKNTIFCLEPVAQMTHIYVYIKDSYSFNDDSSSKSQYLGHWNKNGMVLSYAAVINDFFESSNLNVGNSPLEKGRYLPEGEEVDKPIDKRTSRLRKFRVKDVYWPVHNKTYRDWRSVHNRGGDFMVYSKPELIKLDKPIILKIDTVCRTIPAEQ; the protein is encoded by the coding sequence ATGCCAGTTGTAAAAAAAGTTCCGTACTACCAGATGGAGCCGCGGCTTCTATATTCCGGAAAGCATTGGAAATGCTACTCGGGCGTCGTCGGGTGCGTTCCCATCGACACGCAGCAAAAGATCTCGTTCGCCAGGCTCGCGCCAAATGAGCAGCCACCGCCACCTCCGCCCAAGGTAGCCGATCCAGTCGCAGCGCAGAGGCCGCGAGCTCCTGCTCCAGCACGGGCCAAGCCGCCCAACAAGCCACAATCGAGCGACAAGCCTCAAGACGCCGAGCAAGCCGACAAGCTGCCCGAGTTCGATCTGCAGGACATCCCCGACGCGATGGACAAGGAGGGCTGGCCAATTTCGGCCAAGTTGGCGCGAAAGTGGCTCGCGAGCCCCAAGCATGTCTACAACAACAAGCTCAACTCACCGCAGCCGATCGACGACACGACAGTCACTCTGGAATGGGCGTTGAGATTTCGCGGAGCACGGCAGCGTTTCAATCACCTCGTCCGGCAAGCGATCTACACGGAGAAAGCTGCTGAGGCAGTCAAGAATGCGCTGGTACCCGTGATCGAGAGGTTTTTTGCTGCCGGAAAGATGAACGCGGCGGGTGTCGTGATCGACACTGCCCCGTTTCTGACGAATCTGCTTCAGTTTCATATCGACTGGAGATTTCAGTTCCAGCCGGTATCATCCTTTGCGACGCTCGACGGCACGGCTTTGACCGATCTAACCGGCGCTCTGGGAAACTTCAATTTCTATGCTGCTGTCGGGAGAGCGACCGTTACCGGTGAGCGCTACTACAAGTACGAAGGCAAGAACACAATATTCTGCCTCGAACCGGTTGCACAGATGACTCACATCTATGTCTACATCAAGGACAGCTACTCGTTCAACGATGACTCGTCTTCCAAGAGCCAGTATCTCGGCCACTGGAACAAGAACGGAATGGTGCTGTCGTACGCCGCGGTCATCAACGATTTTTTCGAGAGCAGCAACTTGAACGTTGGGAACTCGCCCCTTGAGAAGGGGCGTTATCTCCCTGAGGGAGAAGAGGTCGATAAGCCGATCGACAAACGAACCAGTCGCCTTCGGAAATTTCGAGTGAAGGATGTCTACTGGCCGGTGCATAACAAGACGTACCGGGACTGGAGGTCGGTGCATAATCGTGGCGGCGACTTCATGGTCTACAGCAAGCCAGAACTCATCAAGCTGGACAAGCCGATCATCCTGAAAATTGACACCGTATGCAGAACCATTCCGGCCGAGCAAT